The Amycolatopsis umgeniensis DNA segment GTGCAACTACCGCATCCAGAGGACTAAACGCGCGAGAGAGGGACGGGACCAACGTCCTGACCGGGTGCGACGTAGGTCCCGTTGAGGGCGCCCCGGCGTTTTCACTCCGACCACACTCCCTACGCTCAGCCGAGTGAACTCCGTTACCGAGCTGGCGCTCTCAGGGCCGCTGCTGCTCGCCGCGGGTGTCGCGCTGCTGGCCGGGACGATCTCCTTCGCGTCGCCGTGCGTCGTGCCGCTGGTGCCCGGGTATCTCGCGTACCTGGCGGCGCTGGTCGGCGCGGACGCCCCCGCGGTCAGCGCCGACGAGGAGCGCAAGAAGGGCCGCTACGCCGTCGTCGGCGCTGCGGCGCTGTTCGTGCTCGGGTTCACCGTCGTCTTCGTCGTGACACTGGGGACGCTGGTCTGGATCGCCGACGCCGTCGCGATCAACATGGACCTCCTCCAGCGCCTCGGCGGCGTGCTGACGATCGCGATGGCGCTCGTCTTCCTCGGCTGGATCCCCGGGCTCCAGCGCGAGTTCCGTTCCCACCACGTGCCGCGCGGCGGGCTGTGGGGCGCGCCCGTGCTCGGCGCGGTGTTCGGGCTCGGCTGGACGCCGTGCATCGGGCCGACGCTGTCCGCGGTCATCTCCATGGCCAGCGCCACCGGCGGGGCGGCGGCACGCGGTTACGTGCTGATCCTCGTCTACTGCCTCGGCCTCGGCGTCCCGTTCCTCCTCATCGCGTTCGGCGCCCGCTGGGCCGTCCGCGCGACCGACTGGCTGCGCCGCCACGGCCGTCAGGTGCAGGTCTTCGGCGGCGTCCTGCTGCTGATCGTCGGCCTCCTGCTGGTGACCGGGCTGTGGGGCGACATGACCGGCTGGATCCGGAACACCCTCGTGACCGACCTCAGGCTGCCCTTGTGACGACCGAATATCGCCAGACGCCGTTGAAGCGTGCCTTCGCCTTGCTCCGCAACACCTGGCGCGGGCTGACGTCGATGCGCACCGCGCTGGTGCTGCTGTTCCTGCTCGCGCTCGCCGCGATGCCCGGTGCCCTGCTGCCGCAGCGGAACCTCAACGCCGCCAAGACCGACGAGTACATCGCCGCGCACGGCTGGTGGGGTGAACTGCTCGAGCGCACGCAGTTCTTCGAGGTCTACGGCAGCGTCTGGTTCTCGGCGATCTACATCCTGCTGATGGTCTCGCTCATCGGCTGCCTCGCGCCGCGCAGCTTCGAATACGCGAAGGCGATGCGCGCGAAGCCGGTGATCACGCCGCGCAAGCTCTCGCGGATGCCGCATCACGTGTCCACCACGACCGATCGGACCCCCGAGACGGTCATGAAGGACACGCACGCGCTGCTCAAGGGTTGGCGCCGCGTAGAGCGCGAAGAGGCCGACGGAGTCCGAAGCATCTCCGCCGAACGCGGGTACCTCCGCGAGACCGGCAACCTCGTCTTCCACTTCGGCATGCTCGGCCTGATCATCTTCTTCGCGCTGGGCAAACTCTTCGGCTACGAAGGCCAGGTCATCGTCCAGGCCGACAACAGCCAGTGGTGCAACTCCGGCATCCTCGGCTACGACACCTTCAACGCGGGTCTCCGCGTCGACGGCACCGACCTGAACCCCTTCTGCATCCGGCTCAAGGACTTCGAAGCGCGCTACACCGCGTCCGGGCAGGCGAACTTCTACCACTCCGACATGGAGTACCAGTCCGGAGAGGATCTGCAGACCGGCGCGTGGAAGCCGTACGGACTCGAGGTCAACTCGCCGCTGCGCACCGCGGGCGACCGCGTCTACCTGCTGAACTTCGGCTACTCCCCGAAGTTCACGGTGACCTTCCCGGACGGCACCGTACGCACCAACATCACGCCGTGGCGCCCCGCCGACGAACCGACGAAGCTCTCCGAAGGCGCGACGAAGATCGACCAGCCCGGCATCGCCGACCCGATCGAGCGCCGCACCCGGCAACTGGCGATCACCGGACTCCTCGCGCCGACGGCGTTCCTGCACGGCAACGTGCTGACGTCGTCGCGGCCCGAGGCGAACAAGCCGGCGGTGGCCGTCGACATCTACCGCGGCGACCTCGGCCTCGACGCCGGCCGCGGGCAGTCGATCTTCCAGATCGACCAGTCGCTCGTCGAGGACGGCAGGCTCAAGAAGCTCACCAGGCAGAACTTGAACCAGGGCCAGGAGACCGTGCTGGACGACGGCACGAAGGTCCGTTTCGACGGCGTCCAGGAATGGGTCGCCATCCAGGTCTCGCACGATCCGGTGCAGGGCTGGGTGCTGGGCTGCGCGGTCGCGATGCTGATCGGGCTGGCGGGATCGTTGCTGGTCAAACGGCGTCGGGTGTGGGTCCGGGTGACCCCGGCGCGCGAAGGTGACACAGGTACCGTGATCGAGGTCGCCGGGCTGGCGCGCACCGATCAGGCGGGCTACGGCGAAGAGTTCCAGCGGATCGGCGACAAGCTGGTCCAGGGGCAGAGAGGCAACTAGAGGTCATGCCGATCAACGAGACGCTGTCCCAGTACAGCGACTACTCCTACACGACCGCGACGGCGATCTACGTCCTCGCGCTGATGTTCACCCTGTTCGAGCAGGGTTTCGGGGCGAAGGGCCGGTTGGCGACGGAGCGCAGCAAGCAGCGCGTCCGCGAATTGGTCGGCGCGGGCGGACCGTCGGTGACCACCGTGACGCCCGCCGAGCCTCCCCGCGAGGTCGGCCGCCCCGAGCGCATCGGCCGCATGGGCGCCGCGCTGCTGGTGCTCGCCGCGCTGCTGCACCTGGCCGCGATCGTGCTGCGCGGATTCGCCGTGCACCGCGCGCCCTGGGGCAACATGTACGAGTACGGCATGGCCACGACCTTCATCGCGGTCCTGACCTGGATCGTGATCCTGCGGAAGTTCCCGGTCCGCCACCTCACCGGCTTCCTGCTCACGCCGGTCGTGATCCTGATGTTCATCAACGGCACGATGCTGTACACGACGGCCGCGCCGGTGCAGCCCGCGCTGCAGTCGTACTGGCTGATCATCCACGTTTCCGCGGCGATCATCGGCTCGGGTGTCTTCCTGGTCCCCGGCGTCGCGAGCGTGCTCTACCTGTTCCGCGCGGCCCACGACGACAACCCGGCCAAGTTCCCCAAGTTCGGCCCGAAGCTGCCGACCGCGGACGTGCTCGACCGCATCGCCTACCGCACGACCATCTTCGCGTTCCCCGTCTTCACCTTCGGCGTGCTGTGCGGCGCCGTGTGGGCCGAGGCGGCCTGGGGCCGCTTCTGGGGCTGGGACCCGAAGGAGACCGTCGCGTTCGTCGCGTGGGTCGTCTACGCGGCGTACCTCCACTCCCGCGCCACCGCCGGCTGGCGGGGGAAGCGGGCGGCGATCATCAACGTCGTCGGGTTCTCGGCGACGGTGTTCAACCTGTTCTTCGTGAACCTGGTGACCTCGGGGCTGCACTCCTACGCCGGGGGCTGACCGTCGCCGCTGCACGCGAGCCGACTACCGTCAATACTGAGGTAGTGGGGGAAGACGTGCGCGGAGGAGGAATTCAGCGGTGACCGGACCCAGCGAAGAATCGGCTCCTGGCCACCCCGAACCCACCGAGAGCGCCCAGCCCTCGGAGCTGTTTTCCGAGGACAGGACGGACTCGGCGCCGCATCCGACGGCGAGCGGCTTCGAGGCCGAGCCGACGCAGGTCGTCCAGCCCCAGTACCCGCCGCAGGCTCAGTACCCGCAGCAGCCCGCTCAACAGCAGCCGCCGTTGCCGCAGCCGTCGCAGGGGCAGTACCAGCAGCCCTACGACCAGAACCTGCCCCCGCTGCACCCTCAGCAGCAGGCCGCCCAGTACCCGCCGCAGCAGCGGTACGCGCCGCCGCCTCAGCAGCAGGCCGTCCAGCAGCCCGGCGTGCCGGGGCTCCCGCAGCCGCAGGGCAGGCACGCGCTCCCGGACGAACTCGCCACCGCGAGCCTGGTCAAGCCGCAGAAGCGCAAGCCGCAGTCGGGCTGGCGCAAGGCGCTTTACGTGGGCACCGGCAAGCTCCTCAACCCGGGGGAGAGCCCGGCCGACACCCGTAAGCGTGAACTGATCGCGCAGATCAACCAGCCACTGCGCGGGTGCTACAAGATCGCGATGCTGAGCCTCAAGGGCGGTGTCGGCAAGACCACCACGACCACCACGCTGGGCTCGACGTTCGCGTCGCTGCGCGGGGACAGGGTCGTCGCCGTCGACGCGAACCCGGACCGCGGGACGCTTTCGCAGAAGATCCCGATCGAGACCACCGCGACCGTCCGGCACCTGCTGCGCGACGCGGACAAGATCACCCGCTACAGCGATGTCCGGTCCTACACCTCGCAGGGCGGGAGCCGGCTGGAGATCCTCGCCAGCGAGCAGGACCCGGCGGTTTCGGAAGCGTTCTCCGAGGACGACTACCGGCGCACGGTCAACCTGCTGGAGCACTTCTACAACATCGTGCTCACCGACTGCGGGACCGGTTTGATGCACTCGGCGATGAAGGGCGTCCTGGACGTCGCGGACGCGCTGGTGGTGGTCTCGTCAGGGTCCGTGGACGGGGCGCGCAGTGCTTCGGCGACGCTCGACTGGCTGGAGGCGCACGGCTACGGTGACCTGGTCAAACGGTCCGTCGCGGTGATCAACTCGGTGCGGCCGAAGGGCGGCTCCGTCGACCTCGACAAGCTTTCCGCGCACTTCGGCGCGCGGGTCCGTTCGGTCTGCCGCATCCCGTTCGACCCGCATCTGGAAGAAGGCGCCGAGATCGAACTGGACCGGCTCGACGCCGACACCAGGCTGGCGCTGCTGGAACTGGCCGCCACCGTCGCCGACGGTTTCGGCGGCCAGCAGTATCAGCCGATCCAGCCCTGAGTCCATCCATGCCCCCGCCGCCACCCTCAACGGAGGAGCTTCGCTCCCAGGCCTAGTCTTTACTCTTTGTCTTCGTCTTTACCTTTGCGCTGTTGCTCACCGAGCTTGCGCAGGAAGTCGGGGTCGTCGTCCGGGGCCAGCGTCGGCCGCGCCGAGGGCACCCCGACGCGCTCGATCCCGAACGCGCGCCACAAGACCACGGCGACGGTGAGCGCTCCGATGGCCGCGAGCAGATAGATCATGCTCGGTCCCTTTCCGCGTGGAGGACGTTGCTCAGTCCCACGAGGCTAGCCTCTTTGCCGCGCGCGGGGGGACTCATGGATACCCCAATGTGACGAAGGGCCGTTACGAACCCTTCGTCACCGGAGTCCCAATTGGGAGTAATGCGAGGTCAGACCTTGCGGGCGGGCTCGCTGGCGTCGGTGGTCAGCTCGGCGAGGAGCTCGTTCACTTCGGCCTCACGGAACCGGCGGTGCCCGCCGGGAGTGCGGATCGAGCCGATCCGGCCCGCGGTCGCCCATCGGGTCACGGTCTTGGGGTCAACCCGGAACAGGGCCGCCACTTCACCGGGGGTGAGCAACCTTCCGCCCATGGTCGCGGTCATTTTCCGCCTCCTTCACGGCTTCACTGCTAAACCGGAGGCGGGCACAGTGCCCGTCGTGCCGGGTAGCCAACACGGCAATCGTTGCATCTCACCCGTCAGGTACTCGAACGGTTGTCCAACAGTAAAGAGCCCTTAAAGGTCAAAACCGACAACCGCGACATGCCCCGCGCACTTGTCACGGATGTACGAAAACGCGCCCTGGTCATGCGAATCGGGCCATGGCACCTAAGGTGTAGCGGTGGACCAGGTGGATCGGAAGATCATCGCGGCATTGCGGGAGAACGGCCGGGCTACCTACGCCGACCTCGGCCGGTCTGTCGGGCTCTCGGCTTCATCAGTGCACGAGCGGGTCGGGAAACTCGAGGCCGCCGGCGTGATCACCGGCTACCACGCCATGGTCGACCCCAGCACGGTCGGACTCGGGGTGACGGCGCTGGTCGGCATCCACCCCACCGACACCGCGACCGAAGACGACGTCGCGGCGGCGTTGGGAGCACTGGACGAGGTCGAAAGCTGTTACGCCGTCGCGGGTGACGAGGCCTTCGTGGTCAAGGTGCGCGTGGCGACCGTCGACGATCTGGAGCGGTCGCTCGGCAGGCTGCGGCGGATCCCCGGCGTCGGCAGGACGAACACCACCGTCGTGCTCTCCACCCGCTTCGAGGGGCGGCCCAACAACGCGGGCCTGGAGGACGAGCGGAACGGCAACGCGTAGCCTCCGTTGATGTGAGCGACAATCACCTGCCCCGAGACCTGACGTTGTACTTGCTGGCCAGGTTCGCCCTGGTCGGGGTCATCGGCGGCGGGTTGCTGCTGGCCAACGTCCCGCTGCTGGTGGCGCTGCTGATCGGGCTGCTCGTCGGGCTGCCGCTGGGCATGCTGCTGTTCCGCTCGCTGAACGTGCGCGTGACCGCCGGGCTCGCCCGCCGCAACGAAAAACGCGCTCGCGCTCGTGCCGAACTACGCTCCCAGCTGCGTGGCGACCGAGCGGACGGGACAGCGTGAGCAGGCTCCACAGCCGCAGCTGGGTCCGCGAAGCCGTCCGCATCATCGAGGCGGACGCGAACCGCAGCGCCGACACACACCTGCACGTCTTCCCGCTGCCCGCGGAATGGGGAATCGACCTCTACCTGAAGGACGAGTCCGTCCACCCGACAGGCTCGCTCAAGCACCGGCTCGCGCGTTCGCTGTTCCTGTACGGCCTGGTGAACGGCCAGATCGGGCAGAACACCGTGCTCGTCGAGGCGTCCAGCGGCTCGACGGCGGTTTCGGAGGCGTACTTCGCGCGGATGCTCGGCCTGCGGTTCATCACCGTGGTGCCGCGCAGCACGTCGCCGGAGAAGATCGCGCTCATCGAGTTCTACGGCGGTGAATGCCACTACGTCGACCGGGCGCCGGACATGTACCCGGAGGCCGAGCGGCTCGCCTCGGAATGCGGTGGCCACTACCTCGACCAGTTCACCTACGCCGAGCGCGCGACGGACTGGCGCGGGAACAACAACATCGCCGAATCGGTGTACGCGCAGATGCAGTCCGAGCGGCACCCCGTGCCGACGTGGATCGTGGTCGGCGCCGGGACCGGCGGCACGAGCGCGACCTTCGGCCGCTACGTGCGCTACAAGCGGCACACCACGAAGATCGCCGTCGTCGACCCGGAGAACTCATCGTTCTTCGGCGCTTGGCAGACCGGCGCGCTCGACTACAGCACCGGCATGCCTTCGCGGATCGAGGGGATCGGGCGGCCGCGCGTCGAGCCGTCGTTCGTGCCCGGCGTGATCGACGAAATGCTGCAGGTGCCGGACGCAGGTTCGCTGGCGGCCATCCGCGTGCTGCGCGAACGGACCGGTCACTGGGCGGGCGGCTCGACCGGGACCAACCTCTTCGGCGCGTTCACCCTGATCTCGCGGATGATCTCGGAAGGCCAGGCGGGCAGCATCGTCACGCTGCTGTGCGACGGCGGTGAGCGGTACGCCAACACGTACTACGACGACGAGTGGCTGGCGCGGAAGAACATCGACATCGCGCCCTATCTGGAGAAGTACCAGGAGTTCCTGGTGAGCGGAAAGCTCGCTCCGGAGGCCTGAGTTCTGGCTGCCCGGCGTGCCGCGGGACGTTGCGAAAGCCACGTTCGCAACGTTCAACGTTGCGAAAGTGGCTTTCGCAACCCGCCGCCTTTGCCTGCCCCCTCAAGAACCCGATTTGTCACTCACTACCTGGGCTTACCTCAAGATCGCGGGATCACCAAAGGAGCGAGGGACCTTTGCTATCGCCTGGGCCACCCGTTGTGGTCGGCCCAGCGTGGGACGCCTACGGGTAGTGGGTCGAAGCGGGAAACCCAAGGAATGAACGGTCCGTTCACGCCTCCTCGCGCGCCCCGACCCGACGTGGGCTGAAGGGGCCCTTCGCCGCATCAGACGTAGCGAAGGGGCCCTTCGCCGCATCGCACGCGGTGAAGGGCCCCTTCAGCCCGGCCCTAACCTAGGCTTCAGAGCGCCAGGGCGACCGCGGTCAGCGCCGCCCACCCCAGCATCGCGAACCCAGTGTCCCGCAGCGCCGGGATCAGCGCCCGCCCCTGCGCGCCGCCGCCGACGGCCTTGACCGACTTCAGCAGCAGCGGCGCGGTCAGCAGGCCCAGCAGCGCCCACGGCGTCACGAAGGCGAGCAGCGCGCTCACGACGTATGGCACCGCGATCAGCGTCAGGTAGAGCTGCCGGGTGCCGTCGTCGCCGAGCCGGGTGGCGAGCGTCCGCTTACCGGACTCGATGTCGGTCGGGATGTCGCGAAGGTTGTTGGCGGTCAGCACGCCGGTCGAGAACGAGCCGACGGCGACCGCGCAGCCGAGGGCCGTCCAGCTGATCTGTCCGGCCTGGACGTACACCGTGCCCAGCACGCCGGCCAGCCCGAAGAAGACGAAGACCGCGATCTCGCCGAAACCGTAGTAGCCGTAAGGCTTCTTGCCACCGGTGTAGAACCAGGCGCCGAGGATGCAGACCGCGCCCATCGCCAGCAGCCACCACAGTCCGCTGATCGCGACGAGCACGAGCCCGAGGACTCCGGCGAGCCCGAGGGATACGAGAGCGGCTGCCAGGACGGCTTTCGGCTTCGCGACCCCGGAGCCGACCAGCCGCAGCGGGCCGACGCGGTTCTCGTCGGTGCCGCGGATGCCGTCGGAGTAGTCGTTGGCGTAGTTGACGCCGACGATCAGCGCCAGTGAGACCAGCAGCGCGAGGAGCGACCGGGACCAGGAGAAGCCGTCGAGCGCGACCGCCGCGCCGACTCCGGCGACCACCGGCGCCACCGCGTTGGGCAGCGTCCGCGGGCGCGCCCCTTCGATCCATTCACCAGCAGTCGCCATGCCGCCATTCTGGCCCTGGCGACTACCGGCCGGTATGCGGGGCTCGTCACCCGCTCGCGGCGCCGAGCCACCGCGAGCAGGGGACGAATCGCGCTACTTCAGATCCTTGATCGTGTCTTCGAGCGTCCAGGTGAGTGTGCCGCTGTTCGGAACGGCGGTTTCCGGTTCGTCCGCCAGCGCGGGCCCGGCCAAAGCGACCAGACCCATCGTGACGGCGGTGCAGGCCAATACTGTGCGTGTCCAGCGCGTCATGGTTAGACGTAAACCCGCGGGTAATGATCCTGTCAACAACGTCCCAGCAATCGGTGGGGAATTCACGACCTTCGTAGGAGATTCCGGACGGCCGTCCTGTCGACCTTCCCGGGGCCCCGCAACGGTAGTTCTTCCGTGAATTCGACCCGCTTCGGAGCGGCCGCCGCACCGGCCTCTTCGCGGCAGGCGGCACGCAGCGAATCGACGTCGCAACCAGCGCCGACGACGAGCGCGACGACGGCCTCGCCCCACTCCGGGTCAGGTACTCCGACCACGCACGCGTCACGGATTCCGGGCTGTGCGGTCAAGATCCGCTCGACGGCCGCGGCGGCCACCTTCACCCCGCCGGTGTTGATCATGTCGTCGATCCGCCCGAGGATCTCCAGCCGTCCGCCGGGCGACAACCGGCCGCGGTCGGAGGTGCGGAACCGGCCTGCCTCGAAGGCCTCCGCGGTCAGGTCGGGTCGCAGTCGGTAGCCGTGCGCGAGGACGTCACCCGTGATACAGACCCGCTCGTCTTCGAGTTCGACGTGTACTCCATCCAGCGGTACACCGTCGTAAACGCAGCCGCTGGCCGTCTCGCTCATGCCGTACGCGGGCACGATCTTCACGCCCGCTCCGGCCGCGCGCTCGCGGAGTTCCGCGGTGGTCGCCGCGGCGCCGACGATGATCGCGTCGAAAGCGCGGGCCGCCGCCAAGCCGGGGCCGCCCGCGTCGAGGAGCCGCCCGAGCTGAGTCGGGACGAGCGCGGTGTAGCGCGGCCCTTCCAGCGCGAGGATCGGCGCGGCCGCCGAGGCGAAGTCGTCCGGACGGAACCCGGGGGCGTGCAGCACGGCGGGCGTCGTCCCGGCCAGGAGCGAGCGGACCAGCACCTGCAGGCCGCCGATGTACTGCGCCGGTGTCGCGAGCAGCCAGTGTCCCGGCCCGCCGAGCCGCGCGTGGGTGGCGTGCGCGGACGCGGCCAGCGCGGCGGCCGAGAGCAGGACGCCCTTGGGCTCGCCGGTGGACCCCGAGGTGGCGATGATCACCGCCGTCCCGGGCTCGGCCGGGCGTGTCGGCTCCATCGCGTCCCGGAGGGTCTCCGACGCGTAGGGGAGGACGGCCGGGCCGCCGCCGAGCGCCCCGGCCAGCGCCGCGGTCAGCTCGGTGATCGACTCCGGACTCCCGTCCACCCCTACCGCACGCATCCCGCCACCCTATGCGCCCGCCCGCCGGATCGCGTTTAGCCCGCTAAACGCAGGTCAGTAGTAGTACGGGAAGGTCGACCAGTCGGGGGAGCGCTTCTCAAGGAAGGAGTCGCGGCCCTCGACGGCTTCGTCCTGCATGTACGCGAGCCGCGTGGTCTCGCCGGCGAAGAGCTGCTGGCCGACCAGGCCGTCGTCGGTGAGGTTGAACGCGTACTTCAGCATCCGCTGCGCGGTCGGCGACTTGCCGTTGATCGCCCACGCCCAGTCCAGCGCCTCGGCCTCGAGCTCCGCGTGCGGGACGGCGGAGTTGACCGCGCCCATCGCCTGCATCTGCTCGGCCGTGTACTCGCGTCCGAGGAAGAAGATCTCCCGCGCGAACTTCTGCCCGACCTGCTTGGCCAGATACGCCGAGCCGTAGCCGCCGTCGAAGGAGCCGACGTCGGCGTCGGTCTGCTTGAACCGCGCGTGCTCGGCGGAGGCGAGCGTGAGGTCGCACACCACGTGCAGCGAGTGCCCGCCGCCCGCCGCCCACCCCGGGACCACCGCGATGACCACCTTCGGCATGAACCGGATCAGCCGTTGGACCTCCAGGATGTGCAGCCGTCCGGCCCTCGCCGGATCGATCGTGTCGGAGGTCTCCCCATCCGCGTACTGATACCCGGAGCGTCCGCGAATACGCTGGTCACCACCGGAACAAAACGCCCAGCCGCCGTCCTTCGGCGACGGGCCGTTGCCGGTGAGCAGGACGCAGCCGACGTCCGAGCTCATCCGCGCGTGGTCGAGCGCGCGGTACAGCTCGTCGACGGTGTGCGGACGGAAGGCGTTGCGGACCTCGGGACGGTCGAACGCGATGCGCACGACACGTTTGCCTGAGCGGCTCTCAGAGGAGCGGTGATAGGTGATGTCGGTGAAGTCGAAACCTTCGACTTCTCCCCACGAGGCGGGGTCGAACAGCTCGGAAACCTGGGCGTCATCCACGTTTGGGAGAATAGGACGTGTGGCCGTGAGTCGTAGTGTGAAATCCGAGGTCTGCCGGTGAATCCTTCCACCGCGCAGGCAAGGGTCATCGTCGACGAACTCGTTCGCAACACCGTCTCGCACGTCGTCCTCTGTCCGGGCTCACGGAACGCCCCGCTGTCGATCGCGCTCTACGACGCGGCGGCCGCCGGACGCCTCCAGTTGCACGTCCGCATCGACGAACGCGGCGCCGCCTTCCTCGCCCTCGGCATCGCCGCGCGCACCGGCCGTCCCGTGGCCGTGCTGTGCACCTCGGGCACCGCGGCCGCGAACTTCCACCCCGCCGTCCTCGAGGCCGACCGCGCGGGTGTCCCGCTGATCGTGCTGACCGCGGACAGGCCGCCCGAGCTGCGGGCCGCCGGCGCGAGCCAGGTCATCGACCAGCACCAGCTCTACGGCAACGCCATCCGCTACTTCGACGAGCTCGCCGTCGCCGAACGCCGCGCCGGGCAGAACTCGTACTGGCGTGGCCAGATCTGCCGCGCCTGGAACGCCGCGTACGGCGAGTGGCGCTGCGGGCCGGTGCATCTCAACATCCCGTTCCGCGAGCCGCTCGTCCCGGACATCGACGACGACGGCGAGTGGTACGAGTCACTCGAAGGGCGTCCCGACGGCGCTCGCTGGACCGAGCTCCCCGACTTCGGCGCGCTTCCCTCGTTCGTGGTGCCCTCGGCCCGCCACGGCCTGGTCATCGCTTGCGACACCGGCGTGCAGGCCGCCAGCGAATGGGCCGAGCTGCACGGCTGGCCCGTCGTCTCCGAGACCGGCGGAATCGGGCTGGCCGGTGGGACGGCGATCTCGTCCGGCGCGTGGCTGCTCGGCGTCGAGGAGTTCATCTCGCGGCACAAGCCCGAGCAGGTGCTCTGCATCGGCCGTCCGACGGTGTTCCGGCAGGTCCAGCGGGTGCTGTCCGATCCGGACGTCGAGGTGCTGCTGGTCCGGCCCGATTCGGACTGGCCCGCGCCCGCGCACAACGTCCGCCAGGTCGGCCAGTGGTTCGACGAACCGACCAAACCGGCCGATCCGGAGTGGCTCGCCAGCTGGCAGCGCGCGGACAAGGCGGCGTCGTCGGCGGTGGCCGAGGCGCTGGCCGACGAACCGTGGCCGAGCGGGCTGCGCCTGGCCACCGAGCTGGTCGACGCGGTCCCGGAGGGATCGCTGCTGGTCGTCGGCTCGTCCAACCCGACCCGCGACGTCGCGCTCGCCGGACGGCTGCGGCCCGACGTCCTCGTGCACCGCAACCGCGGTGTCGCCGGGATCGACGGCATGGTGTCGACGGCGATCGGTGCCGCGACAGTCCACAGGGGACACTCGTACGCCCTGCTCGGCGACCTGACGTTCCTGCACGACGCGAGCGGCCTGCTCACCGGTCCCGCCGAACAGCGCCCTGACCTGACCATCGTGGTCCTCAACGACGACGGTGGCGGCATCTTCTCGCTGCTCGAGCAGGGCGCCCCCGAGCACAACGCCAGCTTCGAGCGCGTGTTCGGGACGCCGCACGGCGCCGATCTCGGTGCCCTGTGCGCCGGCTACCGCGTGCCGCACGTCGTCGCCGAGACGCTCACCGAGTTCCGTGCCGCGCTGAAGCCCGCGCCGGGTTTGCGAGTGGTGGAAGTCCGGGTGGACCGAACGCGCCACCGCGAGCTCCACGCGCGACTCCGTACGGCGGTTTCCTCGGCCGTGCGCGCTGTCTAGCCGATTTCCGTCTCAGTCCAGAGGGTAGGAACCCCTCCTTCGGACGTGTCTGCGTGCTGATCATCTGGCTACGTTCGAGCGCGCTGACAAATCCTGGGAGGGATTCGCAATGCGCTTGAAGACTCGCGCCGGCTTCGCCGGATTGACCGCGGGCGTCGTCTCGGTGCTGCTCGTGGGCTCCGCGGCCGCCGCACCCGCGCCTGGTTCGATCGGCGTCGGCGACCCGTACTACCCGCACGCCGGGAATGGCGGCTACGACGTCGGGCACTACGACCTCAGATTGTCCTATCAGCCCTCGACGGACCTGCTGTCCGGGGCGACGACGATCCTGCTCACCGCGACGCAAGACCTCTCGCGGTTCAACCTCGACTTCGGCCTCAAGGTGACGAGCGTCCGGGTCAACAACCGGCCCGCGCAGTTCGCGACCTCGACCGACGGCACCGGCGAGCTGACCGTCACGCCGTCGACGCCGCTGAAGAAGGGCCAGACGGCGACCGTCGTCGTGGCCTACGCGGACACCCCGTCGAAGGTGAAGATCGACGGCTTCACCGCCTGGAAGAAGACCCCGGACGGCGCGCTGGCCGTCGACGAGCCGCAGAGCGCGGCCTGGTGGTTCCCGTCCAACGACCACCCGACCGATCTGGCCACCTACGACATCTCGGTCGAGGTCCCGAACGACGTCGCCGCGCTGTCCAACGGCACGCTCGTGCGCAAGACGGTGCAGCGGCCGGGCTGGACGCGCTGGAACTGGCGCAGCACCAAACCGCAGGCGACGTATCTCACGTCGCTCGAGGTCGGCAAGTTCGAGGTGAACGAGCAGACC contains these protein-coding regions:
- a CDS encoding BldC family transcriptional regulator, which translates into the protein MTATMGGRLLTPGEVAALFRVDPKTVTRWATAGRIGSIRTPGGHRRFREAEVNELLAELTTDASEPARKV
- the ccsB gene encoding c-type cytochrome biogenesis protein CcsB — its product is MPINETLSQYSDYSYTTATAIYVLALMFTLFEQGFGAKGRLATERSKQRVRELVGAGGPSVTTVTPAEPPREVGRPERIGRMGAALLVLAALLHLAAIVLRGFAVHRAPWGNMYEYGMATTFIAVLTWIVILRKFPVRHLTGFLLTPVVILMFINGTMLYTTAAPVQPALQSYWLIIHVSAAIIGSGVFLVPGVASVLYLFRAAHDDNPAKFPKFGPKLPTADVLDRIAYRTTIFAFPVFTFGVLCGAVWAEAAWGRFWGWDPKETVAFVAWVVYAAYLHSRATAGWRGKRAAIINVVGFSATVFNLFFVNLVTSGLHSYAGG
- a CDS encoding AAA family ATPase, encoding MTGPSEESAPGHPEPTESAQPSELFSEDRTDSAPHPTASGFEAEPTQVVQPQYPPQAQYPQQPAQQQPPLPQPSQGQYQQPYDQNLPPLHPQQQAAQYPPQQRYAPPPQQQAVQQPGVPGLPQPQGRHALPDELATASLVKPQKRKPQSGWRKALYVGTGKLLNPGESPADTRKRELIAQINQPLRGCYKIAMLSLKGGVGKTTTTTTLGSTFASLRGDRVVAVDANPDRGTLSQKIPIETTATVRHLLRDADKITRYSDVRSYTSQGGSRLEILASEQDPAVSEAFSEDDYRRTVNLLEHFYNIVLTDCGTGLMHSAMKGVLDVADALVVVSSGSVDGARSASATLDWLEAHGYGDLVKRSVAVINSVRPKGGSVDLDKLSAHFGARVRSVCRIPFDPHLEEGAEIELDRLDADTRLALLELAATVADGFGGQQYQPIQP
- a CDS encoding cytochrome c biogenesis protein CcdA — protein: MNSVTELALSGPLLLAAGVALLAGTISFASPCVVPLVPGYLAYLAALVGADAPAVSADEERKKGRYAVVGAAALFVLGFTVVFVVTLGTLVWIADAVAINMDLLQRLGGVLTIAMALVFLGWIPGLQREFRSHHVPRGGLWGAPVLGAVFGLGWTPCIGPTLSAVISMASATGGAAARGYVLILVYCLGLGVPFLLIAFGARWAVRATDWLRRHGRQVQVFGGVLLLIVGLLLVTGLWGDMTGWIRNTLVTDLRLPL
- the resB gene encoding cytochrome c biogenesis protein ResB; this translates as MRTALVLLFLLALAAMPGALLPQRNLNAAKTDEYIAAHGWWGELLERTQFFEVYGSVWFSAIYILLMVSLIGCLAPRSFEYAKAMRAKPVITPRKLSRMPHHVSTTTDRTPETVMKDTHALLKGWRRVEREEADGVRSISAERGYLRETGNLVFHFGMLGLIIFFALGKLFGYEGQVIVQADNSQWCNSGILGYDTFNAGLRVDGTDLNPFCIRLKDFEARYTASGQANFYHSDMEYQSGEDLQTGAWKPYGLEVNSPLRTAGDRVYLLNFGYSPKFTVTFPDGTVRTNITPWRPADEPTKLSEGATKIDQPGIADPIERRTRQLAITGLLAPTAFLHGNVLTSSRPEANKPAVAVDIYRGDLGLDAGRGQSIFQIDQSLVEDGRLKKLTRQNLNQGQETVLDDGTKVRFDGVQEWVAIQVSHDPVQGWVLGCAVAMLIGLAGSLLVKRRRVWVRVTPAREGDTGTVIEVAGLARTDQAGYGEEFQRIGDKLVQGQRGN
- a CDS encoding Lrp/AsnC ligand binding domain-containing protein — protein: MDQVDRKIIAALRENGRATYADLGRSVGLSASSVHERVGKLEAAGVITGYHAMVDPSTVGLGVTALVGIHPTDTATEDDVAAALGALDEVESCYAVAGDEAFVVKVRVATVDDLERSLGRLRRIPGVGRTNTTVVLSTRFEGRPNNAGLEDERNGNA
- a CDS encoding DUF4229 domain-containing protein is translated as MSDNHLPRDLTLYLLARFALVGVIGGGLLLANVPLLVALLIGLLVGLPLGMLLFRSLNVRVTAGLARRNEKRARARAELRSQLRGDRADGTA